In Rana temporaria chromosome 3, aRanTem1.1, whole genome shotgun sequence, a single window of DNA contains:
- the LOC120930690 gene encoding olfactory receptor 6B2-like, translated as MVLFHLSKTLQSPMYFFITQLSLFDIILTTDILPNLLYIILHDGCTMSLAECIIQFSFFANAEVSECFLLTLMSYDRIFQDMTNISYVFLLGFPNIHGYSILLFAFLLVFYCFTICGNCIIIILVSISKNLHLPMYFFITQVSLLDILMSSDIVPNLLYIVLNEGGTMNLVACISQFYVFANSESAECLILTIMSYDRYVAVCNPLRYHSIINKSFCLVSVLAAWISSFLMVGMNAATTFKLEFCGSNIVDHFFCDFTPILDISCSDISVLQSQTILICIIVIICPFILITISYFCIISAILKIQSNTGRQKAFSTCSSHLTVVCIFFGTLFFVYMVPTKGDLLATSKILSLLYTIVIPLLNPFIYSLRNQDFKKAFDVL; from the exons ATGGTTTTATTTCATCTGAGTAAAACACTTCAGTCTCCCATGTACTTCTTCATCACCCAACTATCATTGTTTGATATAATTCTGACCACAGATATTCTTCCCAATCTTCTTTATATCATCTTACATGATGGATGTACCATGTCTCTTGCTGAATGTATCATCCAGTTCTCCTTCTTTGCAAATGCTGAGGTCTCAGAGTGTTTTTTACTTACCTTGATGTCCTATGACCG GATTTTCCAAGATATGACTAATATATCTTATGTTTTCCTTCTTGGATTTCCAAATATCCATGGCTATAGTATTCTACTTTTTGCATTCTTGCTTGTGTTCTATTGTTTTACCATATGTggtaattgtattattattattttagtttccataagCAAAAATCTTCATTTACCAATGTATTTCTTCATTACACAAGTGTCCCTGCTGGACATTCTTATGAGTAGCGATATTGTTCCTAACCTTCTTTACATTGTACTTAATGAAGGCGGCACCATGAACTTGGTTGCCTGCATATCACAGTTTTATGTGTTTGCTAactcagagtctgcagagtgtcTCATTTTGACAATAATGTCTTATGACCGGTATGTGGCTGTATGTAACCCTCTGCGATATCACTCCATCATTAATAAAAGCTTCTGCCTTGTGTCTGTCCTCGCAGCTTGGATCTCGAGTTTTCTCATGGTGGGGATGAATGCAGCAACAACCTTTAAATTAGAATTCTGTGGCTCGAACATTGTAGACCACTTCTTCTGTGATTTTACCCCGATTCTTGATATTTCTTGTTCAGATATTTCAGTGCTTCAAAGTCAGACTATCCTAATTTGTATAATTGTGATCATCTGCCCATTTATACTGATCACAAtttcttatttttgtattatCAGCGCCATTCTAAAAATTCAGTCTAACACGGGGCGACAGAAAGCCTTCTCTACCTGTAGCTCTCACTTGACAGTTGTATGCATATTTTTTgggactttgttttttgtttatatggTTCCAACTAAAGGTGACTTATTGGCTACAAGTAAGATATTATCCCTGCTTTACACTATAGTTATTCCACTGCTTAATCCATTCATATATAGTTTGCGGAACCAAGACTTCAAGAAAGCCTTTGACGTATTATAA